The region GATCGACCCGTCCTTATATCCTTCGATCAGATCCAGCGCATTGGTGACGCCCTCAAGCTCTTCGCCGCTCACCCCAAGCCGATGAATCGCCCCCAGCCCCATCCCCAGAAACACAGCGTCGTACTCAGCTTCTAAAGCCGCCATCCCGGCAGCATCGACCGTCATGCCAAACTCGAACGCCACCCCCAGCCGCGCAATCATATCGATCTCCCGCAGACTCTCCGCCAGCGGCAGCTTGTACTCGGCGATTCCGTACGTATTCAATCCGCCCGGCAGCGCTCTCGCGTCGAAGATGGTCGCGGCCACGCCATGCTTCCGAAGCTCCGCGGCACACGCAAGTGAAGCAGGGCCGGCGCCGATCAGCGCGACCTTCAATCCTGTGTCGGCAGCGGGCGTGAAAGGCAGGTTCGTCCCCGGCGCATGAAACGCGTCCATCGCGAACCGCTGCAGCCGCGCAATCTCAATCGGCTGCTTGTTGTACCGGTGCATCACGCACGCACCTTCGCACAGGACCTCAACAGGGCACGCGCGGCTGCAGCTTGCGCCCATCACGTTCGCATCCAGGATCGTCCGCGCTGAGCCGCCCAGGTTCTCGCTGGCAATCTTCTTGATGAACTTCGGCACGTCGATGTGGGTGGGACAAGCCGTCATGCAGGGCGCGTCGAAGCAGAACAGACAGCGGTTCGCCTCAGCCAGCGCGGCCTGGCGGTCGAACGAAGGATGAAGGTCGGCAAACCGCGCAACCGTCTCCTCCGGGGTCACAGCCTGCGAAATAAAGGTCTCGGCCATCTATTCTCCTCGTACTCGTAAAGGCTGGGCGGAGGCGCCCGTAACCCTGTTGAGACACAAAATGTCACTCGGGAAAGATGATTATGCACCATCCAATTTCTCAGGGGAAGTTCTGAACACAGTTCCGAAACAGGAACAGTCACAATTTCTCTTAATCGAGCTGCTTTATACGGGAGCCCCCCTTCTAAACTAAGTTTTTCATCAGACAGAGTTGGAGGAAAGCGGAAGTTCGTCAAACGATCTCCCGAACTCGCCTATGCACGTTATAAAGGTGACCTTAATCCTATTGGGCTTTTGGCTCGTAATCTCGTTCCACTTCGCGCTGATTCTTGGATCGTTCATTGCCAGTTCGCGCGTCCCCCCAGAGTCTGAGTTGGGTCGCGGACCGGAGCGTCTCCCCAAAGCAAAGCTGTATCGGCTCAAGATCCACAAATAGTCAGCCCGAACACAACTTAGGCAAACTCCGCCAGCGTCCGCGCAGCCAGGCCGCCAAACGCCTTCACCGCCATCGCCAGGTGCTCCTCCTTCGTATCCTCCGCGCTGTTATGGCTCAGCCCGTTCAGAGACTGCACAAACACCATCACCGTCGGAATCCCCGCACGCGAGACCTCTGCCGCATCATGCAGCGGGCCTGAAGGCAGTAGCGGAGCCGCGCCCGCCACCTCCTTCACTGCCTCCGTCGCCAGCTCAATCAACTTCGGGTCAAATGGAATCGGCTCGATCGACCAGATCCGTTGCCACTCCACCGTGCAACCCTCCTCGGCGGCAAACCGCTCGCTCGCCGCCCTGGCATCCGCGAACATCCCGGCCAGAATCTCCGGATACAGATCCCGCATATCCAGTGTCGTCTCGCACCGCCCCACCACCGCCGTCACGATGCCCGGAAACGTCTTCACGCTCCCCATCGTCGCGACCGAATCATGAGAACGCTTCCGGGCAATCGGCCGAATTTCCAGTGCCAGCTTCGCCGCCGCGGCCAGCGCATCACGCCGCACGGTCATTGGCGTAGAGCCGGAGTGCGCCTCCTGCCCATGGAACGTAATCGCATGGCGTTCGACACCTTTGGTCCCCAGCACCACCGCCAGCGGCAGTCCCAGCCCTTCCAGCACCGGCCCCTGCTCAATATGCAACTCCAGATAGGCCGCCGCATCCTTCTGCTCCACCGCCGCCTCGCCAATCCGCTCCACGTCATAGCCGCACGCCTTCAGCGCCGCCTCCAGCGTCATGCCCTCCCGGTCCGTCCGCCCCCGGTCCGCCGCAATCGAGTGCGCGCCCGCAAACGCAGAAGACCCAAACAGACTCCGCCCAAACCGAGCGCCCTCCTCATCCGCCCAATCCACCACGCGGATCGTCATCGGGGGCCGCCCTTCGTACACCTCCGCCATCCCCCGTAGCACCTCCAGCGCCGTCAACACGCCCAGGCACCCATCCAGCCAACCACCGTTCGGCACAGAGTCCAGATGCCCCCCCATCAGCAGCGCCTGCGCGGATTCGCCCGGCAGCGTCGCCCAAAGGTTTCCCGCCGCGTCATAGCGCCGTTCCAGCCGCGGAGCCGTCTTCGCAATCTCATCCAGCTTGCCTTCGAACCAGCTGCGCGCCTTCAGCCACACCGGCGTCCAGGCCACCCGCTGCGCGCCATGCTCGTCGCCGGTCAGCGCCTTCAACTCCCGCAGGTCCGCCAATACCCTCGCCGGCTCCACGCCCGCATTCGCTTTCGTTCCTGACATGCCCAACCTCCCAGCCCCGTTTCATCCGGGACCATGGCCTGAAGCATAAATCAGGCGACAACCGCGCCGTCATCCTCATCCAACCTTTCAGGAGAATCAAAATGAAGCTTCACGCCACCGCCACGGCCCTGCTCTTCGCGTCCCTCGCCCTTACCGGCCTCGCCCAGACCCCCGTCCCATCCAATACCCAGGACACCAAGATCACCAAGTCTGATCTCAAGCAGCAGGAAAAGGCCAACAAGTCACAGGCCAAGGCTGACAAGGCCCAGCGCAAGGCCCTCAACACCAAGCAGCAGAAGAAAGCCGATAAAGCCCAGGACAAGGCAAATCGCGAAGCCGCTCCTCTCTCTCCGCAGTAAATTTTGCAGAGCGGAAGCGTTTCGGATGACCTCCCCAGAGAATCCAAGTAACATGATCTGGCAAAGCCGCCCCCGGGGAGATTGAGCCGTATATGCCGCCAGCAGCCCGCGTCACCGACATGCATACCTGTCCCATGGTGACGGGAATCGTTCCTCACGTCGGCGGCCCCATCCTTCCGCCCGCTGCGCCCACCGTGCTCATCGGTTTTCTGCCCGCCGCCCGTGTCACGGACATGCTCGTCTGCGTCGGACCGCCTGACATCATCGTTAAAGGCTCCGCCGGCGTCTTCATCAACTTTCTTCCCGCCGCCCGCATGGGAGATATGACCGCTCATGGCGGCGTCATCATCCTGGGCGAGCCCACCGTCATGATCGGCGAGATCGGCTCGCCCTCGCCTGGCGCGGGCGGCATCGGGGGAATCGTCGCCGGCCTCGCCGGTGCCGGTTTGGACCCCAACTCCGCCAATCAGAGCAAGTACGCCCACAACGCAAAAAATCATAAGCTCCAGTCTCCCTGCATAGGCAAAGGACTCGCCGCCTCAGCCAATGAGAAGGCCTTCGCCAAGGACATGAAGCAACTCCAGAAGGACTGGAAGACTCTCACCCCGGCCCAGCGACAGCAGCACATGAAGGATATGGTCAACAAGCAGTTGGCCAAAAGCGGTGTCCCCACCGTCGGCATCTCGCCCAACCCCACCATGGGCCCCGGCACCAACGGCCAGATGAACTTTCAGAACTGGCGTCTGGACATGAATCCGGCCCTCATGAACTCGCCGGACCTCACCAATCAGCAGACCGAAGATCTTGGAAACACCCTCTACCATGAGAGCCGCCACGCCGAGCAGTGGTACCTCATCGGCCGCAAGGAAGCCGGCGAAGGCAAGACCGCAGCTCAGATTCGACAGTCCACCCAGATGCTCGGTTCCACGGCCACCGCTGCCGCCGCCCATCCTCTTGCCAAGAATGACCCCATGGCCGCCTGCGCAGGACAGATGTTCAACAGCGTTTATGGGACCGGCGCCGCACACCGTAATACGGTCCTTACCGCCCTAGGACCCAACCGCACCGCTTACAACGCCGCCCTTGCCAACTACAACGCCGTCAACGCCAACCCCGCCAGCACCCTCGCGCAGAAGCAGGCAGCTTATGCTGCCTACCAGTCGGCCGCTGCCACGGACACGGCAAACTACAATCAGTACCGAGCTCTCCCAGAGGAGGCAGATGCCTGGCACGCGGGAAACAGCGTTGGCTCACTCCTCCATCATTAGCCGCGTCGCTGCGCTGGCCTCGCTGGCGCTCCTCTGCGCCGCCTGCCGCCAGCCTGGCCCGCCGCAGTCTGCAACCGCCTCAACTCAGCCCCCCTCAGCAAAAGCAACATCAGGAGAAACCAGGATGGTCAGTATCCAGCAAGTCGCCGAGGCACTCATGCAGAAGGACGTCACCGTCGCCGCCCTCGCGCCCAGACTCGGCATCGTGGAAGAGAAGGGCATGGACGACTACCGCGTCAAGCCCGACACCCCCACCATCCTTCAGATCTCGCTAGGTATCCCAGAGGGCAAGGATGCCTCCGCCGCGCCCAGCTTCATCGAGTACTACTTCGCAGTCGATCACCCCACTCACCTCGCAGCCGCGCTGCCCGGCTGCAAGGACTGGCGCCAGATCCCCGGCAACCCCGGAGCCTCGCCGTACCTCTACTCCTGCCGTTTTGCCGGCTCCACAGAGCGCCTTGAAGTCAACTTCGTAGCCACCCTCACAGAAGACATCAAGACCCCCACCGCCGCCCTTCAGACGATGATTCTGCAGCGCAACATCGATTAGCCTAGCCAAATAAAAGTGCCCAAAAGTAAAATGCACGCGAAGGGCCAAACGCGAAAAAACATGGTGCGAAATCACCAAAACCCAGTAAAGACGCACCTCCCACCAGCGCGCCCTAGAGTAATTTGTGGTTGATTTGTGGTCGAAATGTGGTGATGTGTGGTGCAGTGGTGGGCCCACAAGGACTTGAACCTTGAACCAACGGATTATGAGTCCGCTGCTCTAACCAATTGAGCTATAGGCCCATCAACAACTTACGCCGTTTTCTGATGGGGGTGATGGGAGGATTGTAGGGACTGTTTCCCTTCCAACTTCGCATTTGCCCGACCGTTCAGAGCTTCCAACCTCTCAAAAGCCGTTTCGCAGCTATCGAGTGTTGGATGGACGTACCGTTGGGACACCGTGACGCTGGAGTGTCCCGCCAGCCTCATAATTGTAAATGCGTCCGTCCCCGCCTCCCCCAGGCGCGTCAGGAACGTATGGCGCAATCCGTGAAGGACGAACTCTGCCGGGAAGGCCTGATGCCGTTTGCCGTCCACCAGAGGCCCCCTGACGCGACTGTGAAGATGATTCAGGCTAGTGACCAGAATGGGGACGGTCGGGGACTTGCCAGGGAACGCAAAGGGCGATTCGGACACCTTGCGGCGGGCGAATAGAACAGCGGACGCCCTTGCCGTTAGAGAAAGACTCCGTTTCGCATTTTGACTCTTGCCCTCCCGAATCTTGAGAGAGCCGAATTTTGCCGCGCCGGTCGGTTCAAAGCGAATGTCTTCCCAGCGCAGATTCAACAACTCCCCAATCCTCAAGCCCGTATCCAACATGACGGACGCAACATCTCGCAATAGGAGAGGGCACGCCTCCAGATACCGAGCCTCCTGCTCATGGGTCAGCACAAACGTCCGTATGCGCTCCCCTTTCAGCAGTCGCACCCTCGGGCCTTGACGATTACCTTCCAATCCTCTGCGAGCCTCAGGGCGCGTCGCAGCGTCGCCAACTCCCGATTGCATGATGCGGGTGAGACAACGGCGCGGCGGGCGGTTACATAGCGTTCAATGAGTGCCTCATCAATCGCATCAAGGCGCGCCTCACGCAATGGGCGATATTTCAAA is a window of Granulicella tundricola MP5ACTX9 DNA encoding:
- a CDS encoding NAD(P)-dependent oxidoreductase, with the protein product MAETFISQAVTPEETVARFADLHPSFDRQAALAEANRCLFCFDAPCMTACPTHIDVPKFIKKIASENLGGSARTILDANVMGASCSRACPVEVLCEGACVMHRYNKQPIEIARLQRFAMDAFHAPGTNLPFTPAADTGLKVALIGAGPASLACAAELRKHGVAATIFDARALPGGLNTYGIAEYKLPLAESLREIDMIARLGVAFEFGMTVDAAGMAALEAEYDAVFLGMGLGAIHRLGVSGEELEGVTNALDLIEGYKDGSITTVPASVAVVGAGNTAIDAAIAAVRLGAEEVHMIYRRGPEQMSAFDFEYEHAKQEGVQFLWHMAPAGIEGDGKVEGLRLALLENAEDGSLVPRPGGEFTLPVDMVVLAIGQATHTSFLAGGSVKLERGRVLIERTTGQTTNPKFFAGGDCTNGGREVVDAVADGKRAGMGIVAMLKSKEAAAANA
- a CDS encoding PAAR domain-containing protein; its protein translation is MPPAARVTDMHTCPMVTGIVPHVGGPILPPAAPTVLIGFLPAARVTDMLVCVGPPDIIVKGSAGVFINFLPAARMGDMTAHGGVIILGEPTVMIGEIGSPSPGAGGIGGIVAGLAGAGLDPNSANQSKYAHNAKNHKLQSPCIGKGLAASANEKAFAKDMKQLQKDWKTLTPAQRQQHMKDMVNKQLAKSGVPTVGISPNPTMGPGTNGQMNFQNWRLDMNPALMNSPDLTNQQTEDLGNTLYHESRHAEQWYLIGRKEAGEGKTAAQIRQSTQMLGSTATAAAAHPLAKNDPMAACAGQMFNSVYGTGAAHRNTVLTALGPNRTAYNAALANYNAVNANPASTLAQKQAAYAAYQSAAATDTANYNQYRALPEEADAWHAGNSVGSLLHH
- a CDS encoding Zn-dependent hydrolase; this translates as MSGTKANAGVEPARVLADLRELKALTGDEHGAQRVAWTPVWLKARSWFEGKLDEIAKTAPRLERRYDAAGNLWATLPGESAQALLMGGHLDSVPNGGWLDGCLGVLTALEVLRGMAEVYEGRPPMTIRVVDWADEEGARFGRSLFGSSAFAGAHSIAADRGRTDREGMTLEAALKACGYDVERIGEAAVEQKDAAAYLELHIEQGPVLEGLGLPLAVVLGTKGVERHAITFHGQEAHSGSTPMTVRRDALAAAAKLALEIRPIARKRSHDSVATMGSVKTFPGIVTAVVGRCETTLDMRDLYPEILAGMFADARAASERFAAEEGCTVEWQRIWSIEPIPFDPKLIELATEAVKEVAGAAPLLPSGPLHDAAEVSRAGIPTVMVFVQSLNGLSHNSAEDTKEEHLAMAVKAFGGLAARTLAEFA
- a CDS encoding surface exclusion protein PrgA; its protein translation is MKLHATATALLFASLALTGLAQTPVPSNTQDTKITKSDLKQQEKANKSQAKADKAQRKALNTKQQKKADKAQDKANREAAPLSPQ
- a CDS encoding tyrosine-type recombinase/integrase, translating into MQSGVGDAATRPEARRGLEGNRQGPRVRLLKGERIRTFVLTHEQEARYLEACPLLLRDVASVMLDTGLRIGELLNLRWEDIRFEPTGAAKFGSLKIREGKSQNAKRSLSLTARASAVLFARRKVSESPFAFPGKSPTVPILVTSLNHLHSRVRGPLVDGKRHQAFPAEFVLHGLRHTFLTRLGEAGTDAFTIMRLAGHSSVTVSQRYVHPTLDSCETAFERLEALNGRANAKLEGKQSLQSSHHPHQKTA